A segment of the Streptococcus chenjunshii genome:
GCGTATACGGCTCTGTTTTTAGCTTCTGACTTGGCTGACCATATCACCGGGCAAGCCATTAATGTTGATGGTGGAGCTGCAATGAACTAATAGAAATAACAGATATAGTAGGAAAGGTATTGTATGAAAGAAAATAGTATTATGTATTTAGTAGAAGCTAAAGTTGATGAAAAAGACCTATCATCCTTAAGAGAACTGATTAAGAAAATGGTTGATCATACGCGTGAAGAAGAAGGTGCGCTCACTTATCACTGGTCAATCAAAGGAAATACGGTCCATACAATTGAACACTATCGTGATAACGAAGCTGCTAAGATACATCTGGCCGACTTCACACAGCATTTTGCAAAAGATTATATGGATCTTGTTGAGGTAACGGCCTGCACGGTCTATGGACGTCCAAATACCGAGGTGAAAACTGTTCTCGATGGTTTTGAGGCAGTTTACCGAGAAACGATCGATGGTTTTGTCAAATAAAGGGCTTAGAAAGTAGAAAGGGACGAAAAAAGATGGCTAAAACAGTTATGGTAACAGGAGGTGCGCAAGGGATTGGTGAGGCTATCTCGAAACGCTTAGCTAAAGACGGATTTACGGTTGTCATTGCTGATTTGAATCTCCAAAAAGCTGAGGCGGTTGCTGAAACTATTAAGTCGCTTGGCGGTCAGGCATTAGCGGTTCAAACTGATGTCTCAGACCGTGCCAGCTTCTTTTCAGCAGTCAGGACAGCTGCTGAAAGATTGGGAAGATTTGATGTGCTGGTTAATAATGCAGGTATCGCTCCGGGTACACCGATTGAAACTGTGACAGCAGAAGATTTTGATCAAATTTTCCGCATTAATGTAGCAAGTATTGTTTGGGGAACGCAGGCTGCCTTAGAACAATTTGAAAAGAAAGAGCGACAAGGGACAGAAATCATCGGCAAGATTATCAATGCCAGCTCACAAGGCGGTGTGGTCGGCAATGCTGGCGCCTTTCTTTACAGCGGTTCTAAATTCGCTGTGCGCGGTCTAACGCAGGTTGCCGCCAAAGATTTGGCTGCAAAAGGGATTACAGTGAATGCCTATGCTCCGGGGACGGTCAAGACCCCAATGCTTTTATCTGCAGTCAATGATATTGCCCAAGCTAATAATCAAGATGAAGAATGGGCTCTGCAGCAATTTAGTCAAAATATTACTCTGGGACGTTTGTCAGAGCCGGAAGATGTGGCAGCAGGAGTGGCTTTTTTAGCAGGATCAGACTCCGACTATATGACCGGTCAAACACTCGAAATTGACGGCGGCATGCAGTTTCATTAAAGGAAATATTGCGAACAGAGCAGATTGAGCATATTTCTTTGTATCTCAGTCAAAAAAGAAAGGAAAATACAATGGTCAGATTTGAAGAAAACAATATACAAGCAGTCGGCAGCACGTATTCTTTGGTTAAATGTAATCATGAGCCTGTTGTTCGTGTTGTTAAAGATAAGGCCATCATGGAAGATGATGAACCCACCTATGCCAAAATGTTAGACAGTGACTTCCATGATGGGACGATTGAAGCTGATGTCCTTAGCCGTCTGTTACCTGACGCACCAGACCATGCCCGTGGTTTTATTGGGATAGCTTTTAGAATTGCCGCTGACGATTCAGCCTTTGAGGCTTTCTATATCCGGCCAACCAATGGCAGAGCAAAGGTTCAGCTGCGCCGAAACCGTGCAACACAATATTTTTCCTATCCTCATTTTAAATATATGCATTCAAGAGAGTCGCATCCTGGGGAATACGAAGCTTATGCAGATATGGAGTTAGACAAATGGATCCATTTGAAAATAACTGTTCAAGGAGAAAAAGCACAGCTTTACCTGCATCACCAAAAACAGCCGGTTCTGATTGTCAATGATCTTAAGCACGGAGACAGCAGAGGGCAGATTGCTCTTTGGGTTGATATAGGGACAGAAGGTTTTTTTAAAAATGTAAAAATCACCTCTCTTTCATCATTATAAAAGGATTTTTTATGGGGAAAAAGATGCAGCAGGCAGAAAAACGTCTGTTTTTAATCCATTATTTATTAAAAGAAAACAGAGCTTACAGTGCTATTGAGATTCCTGACAGTAGCGAAGCGCAAAAAACTCTCCTTCGGGCCCTTTTAAATGTCAGACCGCCTCAGGCTGTTTCTTCCGAATTTTTAGCTGTTCAGGACAGCTATTTGCAGACAGAATTACTGAGAGGAGGGATAATCTCAATTGGGGATCTTTCTCCTCTTCAGCCTCAGCTTTACCTCTGGCGCGGAGATATCACACGGCTCAAAACAGATGCTGTTGTCAATGCAGCTAATAGTCAAATGCTGGGCTGTTTTCTGCCTAACCATGCCTGTATTGACAATGCCATTCATACCTTTGCAGGCATTCAGCTGCGGCAGGCTTGTGATAAGCTGATGAAGGTACAGGGGCATTTAGAGAAAACGGGAAAAGCGAAAATAACGCCTGCTTATAACCTGCCCAGCCGCTATGTTATCCATACAGTGGGACCAATCGTGACACAAGATCTTACAGATACCGAGCGGGATGATTTACGTTCCTGCTACCATTCATGCCTGATAATGGCAGAACAGCACCATTTAAACAGTATTGCATTCTGCTGTATTTCAACGGGTGCGTTTCATTTTCCTAATGAAGAAGCTGCACAGATTGCCGTGTCGGCGGTCAAACAATTTTTACAGGAAAGTAAAAGTCAAATGAAAGTGGTGTTCAATGTTTTTAAAGAAAAGGATGAAGAAATCTACCAAAAAATACTCCAACCATAATATTAGAACGGCCCGTCATCTTTTACAGGAAGCAGAAGCCGTTTTAGTCGGAATCGGTGCCGGTATGTCCGAATCTGCAGGCTTGACTTACTCAGGGGAGCGTTTTACTCGTTATTTCTCAGATTTTAAGGAAAAATATGGTATCTCAGATATGTATTCCGGCGGTTTTTATCCCTTTGCCAGTCAAGAAGAATACTGGGCTTGGTGGAGCCGCCATATTTACTATAATCGCTTTGCTGCTGATGCTGGAGAACCTTATCTTAATCTATTAGAGTTACTTAGAGATAAAAATTATTTCATTTTAACCACCAATGTTGATCACCAGGTCCAAAAAGCAGGTTTTAATAAAAAGAAGCTTTTTTATACCCAAGGGGATTACGGGTTATTTCAATGCTCAGTTCCCTGCCACCAAAAAACATATGATAATAGGGCCGTCATTCTTGAGATGCTTGATAAGCAGGAAAACATGGCTGTTCCTAGCGATTTGATTCCTTACTGTCCCAAATGCGGTGCTGTAATGACCGTCAATCTGCGTTCAGATAACCGTTTTGTCGAAGATGCCGGCTGGGAAAAAGCTAAGCAAGGTTATGGAACATGGCTGGAAGCAAATATTGATAAGAGAATTGTTTATTTGGAATTAGGTGTTGGTATGAACACTCCAGCTATTATCAAATACCCCTTTTTGAAATTGACGGCAGCGAATAAAAAAGCTGTATTTCTGACAGTTAACCAAATCTCTTTTCAGTACCCTGATGAAATCAATAAACAAATCCTACAGCTGACGGGCGATATCGGAGAAATGCTATTAGCTTTATTGCTGCAGTAACTGTCACACTCTTGCCTTTGCCCAGGGTGTTTGACCCGCTTTAAAAAAGCTGTTTTTATTAAATCTCATCAGAAAAAGTGACAACATAAGACCACTGATTTAGAAATTATGATAAAATAGGAGTAATTAAAAATTGGAGGAGATCTTATGGCAACAAAAGAAGAGTGGACCAGCTTATTTGAGACGGTTGTCGGCCGCAAGCCCAGTCCGCAGGAGTTTATGAAGGCAAAAGAAACCGGTTTTGATCCAAGTAAAATTATCGAAATTTCAAGCGCTGAGCGGGTGGATGCTGCAGCGCAGCCTCAAAATACTGCTGCAGTAAATAAAACCTCGGCTGCAGATGATAAGAAGGCTAAGGAAAATATCGTTTTACCGATTGTTTCCTTTGTTGTTTCAGGCCTTTCCCTGCTTTTGGCTCTGCTGACTCCCTGGAAGATTGCGTTCACCATATTGGCTCTTTTAGGATTGATTTTTGCCATGATCCTGCTGATTGTCAATTGGAAGAAAAGTAAGAAAATCCTGACTGTTATTGCTTTTGCGGCCGCTGCGCTTGCCTTTGTGTTTAGTCTGGGCGTGACAGCTTACACGACTTTCAATGGTGATTGGTTTAAGACTGTTACCGAGGAGCCTAATCGTGATAAAGATGCCGACGAGGATGACCTCGATGATGATGGAGAAGACAGCACGGATATCAATGACTATATTGACAAAGATTATCAATTCGACTGGACTGAGTCTGAGTTTACTTCTTTAAATGTCTATTCTGTTTCGTCAGATAAAAGCGGAGACAAGGTCAAAGATATTCTTAAAACCTACGGCAAAGCAAGTGATGCTCGAATCAGCGATAACAGTCTGTATCTGACTTACAAAGATGGCAATGATTCTAAAACGGTTGATCTGACGTTCAGCCGAAGAGATGGAGTCTATACACTGACCTCCGCTCATGCCTATAGTCTTACAGATAATGTTAAGACAGATTCAAACTATAAGTCAACTTGGAAACAGTCTGACTTTGATGCTTTAAAAGAAGCCTCTGATTCAGATTTGACAGCAGGCAGCAAGTGGGCAGATATTCAAAAGAAATTTGGTAACCCTGAGTCAGCTGTAGAAAGTATTTCTAATTACGGCTATGGTGATGGCTTTGAGAAAAGCTTGGATGTTACCTATAGTGACTATTCCTCTTCTGAGGACTATTTATCCTATGTCAGCCTTGGTTTTAAAGAAGAAGACGGCACTTATTATTTGACACACAAATACGCTAGTGGATATTAGGTCATTTTTTGACATAAATGCTTAAACAGCTTAACGGTTTACATGAAAAAGCCGGGATTTGAACAGTACCTCTAAAGTTAGATTTCTTGTCTGACTTTAGAGGTGCTGTTTTTATGACATTTAGCTGCTGGAAAGAACGGACAGGTTTATCCTTCTGAAAATATGGTAAAATAAGGGTGATTAAATTAAGGGAGGGAGATTTTATGGCAACAAAAGAAGAGTGGGCCAGTTTATTTGAAACGATAGTCGGCCGCAAGCCCAGTCCGCAGGAATTGATGAAGGCAAAAGAGACCGGTTTTGATCCGGGCAAGATTATCGAAATCGCAGGAGCTGCTCAGGAAAATTCCGCAGAGCAGGCTCAGCAGTCAGCGCCTGTCAGTTCTGATAGAGAAACGAATGAAAAGAAAGTTTGGCCGATGATTTCTCTGGCAGTTTCAGGTTTTTCCCTGCT
Coding sequences within it:
- a CDS encoding putative quinol monooxygenase codes for the protein MKENSIMYLVEAKVDEKDLSSLRELIKKMVDHTREEEGALTYHWSIKGNTVHTIEHYRDNEAAKIHLADFTQHFAKDYMDLVEVTACTVYGRPNTEVKTVLDGFEAVYRETIDGFVK
- a CDS encoding acetoin reductase, whose translation is MAKTVMVTGGAQGIGEAISKRLAKDGFTVVIADLNLQKAEAVAETIKSLGGQALAVQTDVSDRASFFSAVRTAAERLGRFDVLVNNAGIAPGTPIETVTAEDFDQIFRINVASIVWGTQAALEQFEKKERQGTEIIGKIINASSQGGVVGNAGAFLYSGSKFAVRGLTQVAAKDLAAKGITVNAYAPGTVKTPMLLSAVNDIAQANNQDEEWALQQFSQNITLGRLSEPEDVAAGVAFLAGSDSDYMTGQTLEIDGGMQFH
- a CDS encoding protein-ADP-ribose hydrolase, with the protein product MQQAEKRLFLIHYLLKENRAYSAIEIPDSSEAQKTLLRALLNVRPPQAVSSEFLAVQDSYLQTELLRGGIISIGDLSPLQPQLYLWRGDITRLKTDAVVNAANSQMLGCFLPNHACIDNAIHTFAGIQLRQACDKLMKVQGHLEKTGKAKITPAYNLPSRYVIHTVGPIVTQDLTDTERDDLRSCYHSCLIMAEQHHLNSIAFCCISTGAFHFPNEEAAQIAVSAVKQFLQESKSQMKVVFNVFKEKDEEIYQKILQP
- a CDS encoding SIR2 family NAD-dependent protein deacylase; this translates as MFLKKRMKKSTKKYSNHNIRTARHLLQEAEAVLVGIGAGMSESAGLTYSGERFTRYFSDFKEKYGISDMYSGGFYPFASQEEYWAWWSRHIYYNRFAADAGEPYLNLLELLRDKNYFILTTNVDHQVQKAGFNKKKLFYTQGDYGLFQCSVPCHQKTYDNRAVILEMLDKQENMAVPSDLIPYCPKCGAVMTVNLRSDNRFVEDAGWEKAKQGYGTWLEANIDKRIVYLELGVGMNTPAIIKYPFLKLTAANKKAVFLTVNQISFQYPDEINKQILQLTGDIGEMLLALLLQ